A part of Pararoseomonas sp. SCSIO 73927 genomic DNA contains:
- the cysW gene encoding sulfate ABC transporter permease subunit CysW, whose protein sequence is MSGEPFRPEPSRPKPFRYAWEDRPWIQRLLAAAAVLVAVLMLALPLVAVFVEALRRGLPVALDAIMEPDTLAAIRLTLLVALVTVPVNLIGGLAAAWCIAKFDFPGKRVLTTIIDLPFSVSPVIAGLVFVLIFGAQGWLGPWLQARDIQVIFALPGLVLATLFVTFPFVARTVLPLMQEQGRDEEEAAATLGAGGLRTFLMVTLPNVKWGLLAGVLLCNARAMGEFGAVSVVSGHIRGETNTMPLHVEILYNEYQFAGAFAVAALLALLGLVTLAAKTGLERLSGRNGGAA, encoded by the coding sequence ATGAGCGGGGAGCCCTTCCGCCCCGAGCCTTCTCGCCCGAAGCCCTTCCGCTACGCCTGGGAGGACCGGCCCTGGATCCAGCGCCTGCTGGCCGCGGCCGCGGTGCTGGTGGCGGTGCTGATGCTCGCCCTGCCGCTTGTCGCGGTCTTCGTGGAGGCGCTGCGACGCGGCCTGCCCGTGGCGCTGGACGCGATCATGGAGCCGGACACGCTCGCCGCCATCCGCCTCACCCTTCTCGTCGCGCTGGTGACGGTGCCGGTGAACCTGATCGGCGGGCTGGCCGCCGCCTGGTGCATCGCCAAGTTCGACTTCCCGGGCAAGCGGGTGCTGACCACGATCATCGACCTGCCCTTCTCCGTCTCCCCCGTTATCGCGGGGCTCGTCTTCGTGCTCATCTTCGGCGCGCAGGGCTGGCTCGGCCCCTGGCTGCAGGCGCGCGACATCCAGGTGATCTTCGCCTTGCCCGGCCTCGTGCTCGCCACCCTTTTCGTCACCTTCCCCTTCGTCGCGCGCACCGTGCTGCCGCTGATGCAGGAGCAGGGGCGGGACGAGGAGGAGGCGGCGGCGACCCTCGGCGCCGGCGGGCTCCGCACCTTCCTGATGGTCACGCTGCCGAACGTGAAGTGGGGGCTGCTGGCGGGCGTGCTTCTCTGCAACGCCCGCGCGATGGGGGAATTCGGCGCCGTCTCCGTCGTGTCGGGCCATATCCGGGGCGAGACGAACACGATGCCGCTGCACGTGGAGATCCTGTACAACGAGTACCAGTTCGCGGGAGCCTTCGCCGTGGCCGCCCTGCTCGCCCTTCTCGGGCTGGTGACGCTGGCCGCAAAGACCGGGCTGGAGCGCCTCTCCGGCCGGAACGGGGGCGCCGCATGA
- the cysT gene encoding sulfate ABC transporter permease subunit CysT: MSASAATIGAARGRAAPIRAVPGFRTSLGVTLLWAGSIVLIPLLALVLRPLEMGPLGLWESLADERVVAALHLSFGAAFLAALLDLPLGLLLAWAIVRLRFPGRGILDAALDLPFALPTAVAGIALTALTAPNGWLGAPVMALFGWKIAFSQAGIVFALMFVGLPFIARTLEPVLRDMPLEAEEAAATLGASRAQTLWRVVLPALLPTLLTGFALAFARAVGEYGSVIFIAGNMPMVTEIAPLLIVIRLEQFDYAGAAAVGLAMLALSFVVLLAVNLLQRRLRRGRR; this comes from the coding sequence GTGAGCGCTTCGGCCGCGACGATCGGCGCCGCCCGGGGACGGGCGGCGCCGATCCGCGCCGTGCCGGGCTTCCGCACCAGCCTCGGCGTCACCCTGCTCTGGGCGGGCAGCATCGTGCTGATCCCGCTCCTCGCGCTCGTGCTGCGGCCGCTGGAGATGGGGCCGCTGGGGCTATGGGAATCGCTGGCGGATGAGCGGGTGGTGGCCGCGCTCCACCTCTCCTTCGGCGCCGCCTTCCTGGCGGCGCTGCTCGACCTGCCGCTGGGGCTGCTGCTGGCCTGGGCCATCGTGCGGCTGCGCTTTCCCGGCCGCGGCATTCTGGATGCGGCGCTGGACCTTCCCTTCGCCCTTCCCACCGCCGTGGCCGGCATCGCGCTCACCGCGCTGACGGCGCCGAACGGGTGGCTCGGCGCGCCTGTCATGGCCCTGTTCGGCTGGAAGATCGCCTTCAGCCAGGCCGGCATCGTCTTCGCCCTGATGTTCGTCGGCCTGCCCTTCATCGCCCGCACGCTGGAGCCGGTGCTGCGGGACATGCCGCTGGAGGCCGAGGAAGCGGCGGCGACCCTTGGCGCCAGCCGCGCGCAGACGCTGTGGCGGGTGGTGCTGCCGGCCCTGCTGCCCACCCTGCTGACGGGCTTCGCCCTCGCCTTCGCCCGGGCGGTGGGGGAGTACGGCAGCGTCATCTTCATCGCCGGCAACATGCCGATGGTCACGGAGATCGCGCCGCTGCTGATCGTGATCCGGCTGGAGCAGTTCGACTATGCCGGGGCGGCGGCGGTGGGGCTGGCGATGCTCGCCCTCTCCTTCGTCGTGCTGCTGGCGGTCAACCTGCTGCAGCGCCGGCTGCGCCGGGGGCGCCGATGA
- a CDS encoding sulfate ABC transporter substrate-binding protein: MTKGPSITATRRGVLVAGLVGAAVRPAAGQGTGQGAGTLLNVSYDPTREFYREYNASFAARWRAGGGVAVRVNTSHGGSGRQARSVIDGLQADVVTLALAYDVDEIAGRGLIAKDWMGRLPNNSAPYTSTIVFLVKKGNPKAVREWGDLMRPGIAVITPNPKTSGGARWNYLAAWAWLMRRPGATEAGTEAEMVKLFRNVPVLDTGARGSTTTFAQRGLGDVLLAWENEAHLAMQEFGASNFDIVHPGLSVLAEPSVAVVDTNVDRRGTRAVAEAYLRGLYEPEGQALAAKHFYRPRDAALLEANAARFPRMELVTVDDPLFGGWTRAQATHFGDGGIFDRIAGAARAAAR, encoded by the coding sequence ATGACCAAGGGTCCTTCCATCACCGCCACCCGCCGCGGCGTGCTGGTCGCCGGGCTCGTCGGCGCCGCCGTGCGGCCGGCCGCGGGCCAAGGGACGGGTCAAGGGGCGGGCACCCTGCTGAACGTCTCCTACGACCCCACGCGGGAGTTCTACCGGGAATACAACGCGAGCTTCGCGGCCCGCTGGCGGGCGGGGGGCGGCGTGGCGGTGCGGGTGAACACCTCTCATGGCGGCTCCGGCCGGCAGGCCCGCTCCGTGATCGACGGGCTGCAGGCCGATGTCGTCACCCTCGCCCTCGCCTACGACGTGGACGAGATCGCCGGGCGCGGGCTGATCGCAAAGGACTGGATGGGGCGCCTGCCCAACAACAGCGCCCCCTACACCAGCACCATCGTGTTCCTGGTGAAGAAGGGGAACCCGAAGGCGGTTCGTGAGTGGGGCGACCTGATGAGGCCCGGCATCGCCGTGATCACGCCCAACCCCAAGACCTCCGGCGGCGCGCGCTGGAACTACCTGGCGGCCTGGGCCTGGCTGATGCGCCGGCCCGGTGCCACGGAGGCGGGGACGGAGGCGGAGATGGTGAAGCTGTTCCGCAACGTGCCCGTGCTGGATACGGGCGCGCGGGGATCCACCACCACCTTCGCCCAGCGCGGCCTCGGCGACGTTCTGCTGGCCTGGGAGAACGAGGCGCACCTGGCGATGCAGGAGTTCGGTGCCAGCAATTTCGACATCGTGCACCCCGGCCTTTCCGTGCTCGCCGAGCCCTCGGTGGCCGTGGTGGACACGAACGTGGACCGGCGCGGGACGCGGGCGGTGGCGGAGGCCTATCTGCGCGGCCTCTACGAGCCGGAGGGGCAGGCGCTGGCGGCGAAGCACTTCTACCGCCCGCGCGACGCGGCGCTGCTGGAGGCGAACGCGGCCCGCTTCCCGAGGATGGAGCTGGTGACGGTGGACGACCCGCTCTTCGGCGGCTGGACGCGCGCGCAGGCAACGCATTTCGGCGATGGTGGGATCTTCGACCGCATCGCCGGGGCAGCGCGGGCGGCGGCGCGGTGA
- a CDS encoding glycosyltransferase has protein sequence MRICIASPDIVGPINNGGVGTACTALAQFLAAEGHEVTLFYTSTFFERGDREAWAAAYARQGIAMMFLESGGLPAVHRTPSVYDDDNLARSYHVYRQLKDTAFDVIHFVDYIGLGYFTALARSQGLALQGTALTVTAHSPTLWSRLSNLRTVDDITYMIRDRMERRLIALCDRVISPSRYMLRWLQENGFTLPARQHVIPNLMPRRLAPAAPAPEASAPSAIGEVVFFGRIEPRKGLLVFCDAIDRIRDRLPPGLRITFLGKSGADYPPASIEARAARWGREVRVLDDLDTFQANDYLRAPGRLAVLAALSDNSPYTVLECLSNRIPFIASDVGGVAELIAPESQDRVLFQPTPAALAERLEAALAAPAGGFGPAGSAVREEETEEAFRRLHTEIAARLARPARAPAARAATVSVLILHYERPAGLAQALAGLAAQTRAPDEIIVVDNGSRTAAAVEFLAALEAEGRPGLRVLRMGENAYEPAARNAGAYAATGQWLLHMDDDNVPKPEEVDTFLRAAETSGADLLTCFNDHFTGEVPPASEAEAVKRFIVMGDFGPLGLIVNGYGDLNCFVRRDLFLEIGGFVVDGRFNHAEDWRFFAKAWSRGLKLDVVPEALIWYRTGEGSWGGSWRKRDRAGALMRAAETYLSVAPPALRPFLLLSQGLFWKALEAETGRRSQNVELTMLRRQAAQLTERTALLELENERLRQRLAQVGGFVEHLAEEHLPEDPALQRGVAFIRRLGRKYAN, from the coding sequence TTGAGGATCTGCATCGCCTCTCCCGACATTGTCGGGCCGATCAACAATGGCGGGGTGGGCACGGCCTGCACGGCGCTCGCCCAGTTCCTCGCGGCCGAGGGGCACGAGGTGACGCTGTTCTACACCTCCACTTTCTTCGAGCGCGGCGACCGCGAGGCCTGGGCGGCAGCCTACGCGCGGCAGGGCATCGCCATGATGTTCCTTGAGAGCGGCGGCCTGCCCGCGGTGCACCGCACGCCCAGCGTCTACGACGACGACAACCTCGCCCGCTCCTACCACGTGTACCGGCAGCTGAAGGACACGGCCTTCGACGTGATCCACTTCGTGGACTACATCGGCCTCGGCTACTTCACCGCCCTCGCCCGCTCCCAGGGCCTCGCGCTGCAGGGAACCGCGCTGACGGTCACGGCGCACTCGCCCACCCTCTGGTCGCGCCTATCCAACCTGCGGACGGTGGACGACATCACCTACATGATCCGGGACCGGATGGAGCGGCGCCTGATCGCGCTCTGCGACCGGGTGATCAGTCCCAGCCGCTACATGCTGCGCTGGCTGCAGGAGAACGGCTTCACCCTGCCCGCGCGGCAGCACGTCATCCCCAACCTCATGCCGCGCCGCCTGGCGCCCGCCGCGCCCGCGCCGGAGGCTTCCGCGCCCTCGGCGATCGGGGAGGTCGTGTTCTTCGGCCGCATCGAGCCGCGCAAGGGCCTGCTCGTCTTCTGCGACGCCATCGACCGGATCCGGGACCGGCTGCCGCCGGGGCTCCGCATCACCTTTCTCGGCAAGTCCGGCGCGGACTACCCGCCCGCCAGCATCGAGGCCCGCGCCGCCCGCTGGGGCCGCGAGGTGCGGGTGCTGGACGACCTCGACACCTTCCAGGCGAACGACTACCTGCGCGCGCCCGGCCGCTTGGCCGTGCTCGCGGCGCTGTCCGACAACTCGCCCTACACGGTGCTGGAGTGCCTCTCCAACCGCATCCCCTTCATCGCCTCAGACGTCGGCGGGGTCGCGGAGCTGATCGCGCCGGAGAGCCAGGACCGGGTGCTGTTCCAGCCCACCCCCGCCGCCCTGGCGGAACGGCTGGAGGCCGCGCTCGCCGCGCCCGCCGGCGGCTTCGGCCCCGCCGGCTCCGCGGTGCGGGAGGAGGAGACGGAGGAGGCCTTCCGCCGCCTGCACACCGAGATCGCGGCCCGGCTCGCGCGGCCCGCGCGTGCCCCCGCGGCCCGAGCGGCGACGGTCAGCGTCCTCATCCTCCACTACGAGCGGCCGGCGGGGCTGGCCCAGGCGCTGGCCGGGCTCGCCGCGCAGACCCGGGCGCCGGACGAGATCATCGTGGTGGACAATGGCAGCCGCACGGCGGCCGCGGTGGAGTTCCTGGCGGCGCTGGAGGCGGAGGGCCGGCCCGGCCTGCGGGTCCTCCGCATGGGCGAGAACGCCTACGAGCCCGCGGCGCGCAACGCCGGCGCCTACGCCGCCACCGGCCAGTGGCTGCTGCACATGGACGACGACAACGTCCCCAAGCCGGAGGAGGTGGACACCTTCCTGCGCGCCGCCGAGACGAGCGGGGCCGACCTGCTGACCTGCTTCAACGACCACTTCACCGGCGAGGTCCCGCCGGCAAGCGAGGCGGAAGCGGTGAAGCGCTTCATCGTCATGGGCGATTTCGGGCCACTCGGCCTCATCGTGAACGGCTACGGCGACCTGAACTGCTTCGTCCGGCGCGACCTCTTCCTCGAGATCGGCGGCTTCGTCGTGGACGGGCGCTTCAACCACGCCGAGGACTGGCGCTTCTTCGCCAAGGCCTGGTCGCGCGGGCTGAAGCTCGACGTCGTGCCGGAGGCGCTGATCTGGTACCGCACGGGGGAAGGCAGCTGGGGCGGCAGCTGGCGCAAGCGGGACCGCGCCGGCGCGCTCATGCGGGCCGCCGAGACCTACCTCTCCGTCGCCCCGCCCGCGCTCCGCCCCTTCCTCCTTCTCTCCCAGGGACTGTTCTGGAAGGCGCTGGAGGCCGAGACCGGCCGCCGTTCCCAGAACGTGGAGCTGACGATGCTGCGGCGCCAGGCCGCGCAGCTGACGGAGCGGACGGCGCTGCTGGAACTGGAGAACGAGAGGCTGCGCCAGCGGCTGGCCCAGGTGGGCGGCTTCGTCGAGCACCTGGCGGAGGAGCACCTGCCGGAGGACCCGGCGCTGCAACGTGGGGTCGCCTTCATCCGCCGCCTCGGCCGGAAGTACGCGAATTGA